CGACGCGACCCGGCTTGCCGTCACCGGCAAGCCGATCTCGGCGGCCGAGGCGGAGGCGATCGGCGCCGTCACCCGCGCCGTGCCGGCAGCAGACCTCGACGCGGCCGTCGATGCGCTGGTCGCCGACATAGCCTGCGGCGCCCCCACCGCCATGCGCTTCGGCCGCCGCGCGCTCAACACCATTGCCGAGATGCCCTATCTCGCCGGCCTCGAATATGCCCAGCGCGTGCTGCCGCTGCTCGCCCGGACCGACGACGCGGTCGAGGGATTCAAGGCCTTCAACGAACGCCGCAAGCCGAACTGGGTGACGCCATGACCGAACCGGCAAGAACCGTTCGCATCGGCTGCGCCTCGGGCTTCTGGGGCGACACGCCGGCCGGTGCCCGCCAGCTCGTCGAACGCGGCGCGATCGACTATCTCGTCTTCGACTATCTCGCCGAGATCACGCTTGCCCTGCTCGCCCGCATCCGGGCGAAGAAACCCGAGCTCGGCTTCGTGCCCGACTTCGTCGAGACCGTCGCCGGCCTGCTGCCGGAGATCGCCTCGCGCGGCATCAAGGTGGTCTCCAATGGCGGCGGCATGAACCCGCAGGCGGCCGGCGCCGAACTGAGCCGGCGCGCCGCCGCGCTCGGCCTCAGCCTGAAGATCGCGGTGGTCACCGGCGACGATCTGCTGCCGCGCATCGAGATGCTGCGCGACCGCGGCATCCGCGAAATGTTCACCGGGGCGCCGATGCCCGAGCGGTTCGCCAGCGCCAACGCCTATCTCGGCGCCGGCCCGATCGCCATTGCGCTCGGTCTCGGCGCCGACATCGTGGTGACCGGGCGCTGCGTCGATTCGGCCGTCACGCTCGGCGCGCTCATGCATGAATTCGGCTGGACCGCGACCGACTATGACCGTCTCGCGGGCGGCAGCCTTGCCGGCCACCTGCTGGAATGCGGCGCCCAGGCGACCGGCGGCCTCGCCACCGACTGGGCCGAGGTGCCCGACTGGGACGATATGGGCTTCCCGATCGCCGAATGCCGGGCCGACGGCACCTTCGTCATCACCAAGCCGCCGGCAACCGGCGGCCTCGTCGCCCCGCTCACCGTCGCCGAGCAGATGCTCTACGAGATCGGCGACCCCGCCGCCTATCTGCTGCCCGACGTCGCCTGCGACTTCCGCGGCGTGACCATGGTCCAGGACGGTCCCGACCGCGTCGCCGTGGCCGGCGCGCGCGGCCGTCCGCCGACCGGCACGCTGAAGGTGAGCGCGACCTATCCCGACGGCTTCCGCACCATGGGCACGGTGACCATTGCCGGCCGCGACGCCGCGCCGAAAGCCCGGCGCACGGGCGAGGCGATCATCGCGCGGGCGCGCCGGCTCGTCGCCCAGGCCGGCCTCGCCGATTTCTCGGAAACCTCGATCGAGGTGCTGGGCAGCGAAGCGACCTATGGCGCCGAGGCCCGGCCCGAGGCGGCCGCCGCCCGCGAGGTCGTGCTCAAGATCGGCGCGCGCCATCCGAGCGAAGCCGCGCTCGCCATTCTCGCCCGCGAGATCGCGCCCGCCGCCACTGCCATGGCGCAGGGCCTGACCGGGTTCTTCGCCGGCCGCCCGGGCGTGCAGCCCGTGCTGCGTGGCTTCTCCTTCCTGCTGCCGGCGGGCGAGGTCGCCGCCAGGGTCGCCATCGATGGCCAGAGCGTCGACCTGCCGGCTGCCGAGCCGGCAAGGCTCGCGGAGCCGCAGGCACCATTCCCGGCCCTGCCCACCGACGCGCCGCCGGCCGATGCGGCGGCGGCGGTGCCGCTCGTCGCACTCGCGGTCGGACGCAGCGGCGACAAGGGCAATACCGCCAATATCGGCGTCATCGCGCGCAAGGCCGAATACCTGCCGTTCATCCGCGCCGCGCTGACACCCGAGCGCATTGCCGCCTATTTCCGCCAGACCGGCGTCACCCGGGTCGAGCGCTTCGACCTGCCGGGCACGCATGCGCTCAACTTCGTGCTGCACGACTGCCTCGGCGGCGGCGGCGTCGCTTCGCTGCGGATCGACCCGCAGGGCAAGGCCTTCGCCCAGATGCTGATGGATATCGCCATTCCCGTGCCGGCCGGGCTTGCCGCATCCCTGACCGACAGGAGCCGCGCATGACCGACCGTCCCGCCGATCCGGCCGACGATCTCGTCACCGGTCCGCTCACCTATCGCGACGGCCTGCTCGACGGCCAGGTCGTGCTGGTCTCCGGCGCCGGCAGCGGCATCGGCAAGGCGATCGCCATCCAGTGCGCCCGGCTCGGCGCCAAAGTCGCGATCTGCGGCCGCAAGGCCGAAAAGCTCGAGGCGACCGCCGCGCTGATCCGCGGCTTCGGCGGTGATGTGCTGGTGCGCCCGGTGTCGATCCGCGATCCCGACGAGGTCGGCCGCCTTCATGCCGAGGTCTGGCAGCATTTCGGCCGGCTCGACCACCTCGTCAACAATGCCGGCGGCCAGTTCCCGCAGGCGGCCATCGACTATTCGGTGAAGGGCTGGAACGCGGTCATCGACACCAACCTGACCGGCACCTGGCACATGATGCAGGCCGCCGCCCGCGCCTGGCGCGACCGCGGCATCGAGGGCTCGATCGTCAACATCGTCACGGTGATCTGGCGTGGCATGCCCGGCGTCGCCCATACCTGCGCGGCCCGTGCCGGCGTCATCTATCTCTCCAAGACGGTGGCGATCGAATGGGCGCCGCTCGGCATCCGCGTCAACTGCGTCGCGCCCGGGGCGATCGGCACCGAGGGCATGGACGTCTATTCCGACGAAGCCCGGCGCGACCTGCCCCGTTCGAACCTGATGCAGCGGTTCGGCAAGGCTCGCGACGTCGCCGACGCGGTCACCTATCTCGTCGGCCCGAGCGGCGCCTTCGTCACCGGCGAGGTGATGGTGGTGGATGGCGGCAACCAGGTCTGGGGCGACCAGTGGACCATTCCCCGTCCCGCCTATTTCGGCGGCACCGGCGCGTAGCGCCGTACCGGTCGGGCGCTGCGCAGACGGCGGCGTCCTTTGAGACCCGAGCGCGGCGAGCCTCGAAGCGCGACGGCTCCTGCTGCGGAGCATAGCCGGCGCAGCGGCTATGCTCTCGCTTCACCGCAGCGGCGGCGCGTAGAGGATGCCGCCGAGGTTCCAGAGCTGGTTCAGCCCGCGCGGGATGCCGAGGCGCGACTGGACGCCGACATTGCGTTCATAGATCTCGGCATAGTTGCCGACCGCCTTGACCGCCTGGACCGCCCAGGTCGGATCGAGCCCGAGCCGCGCGCCGAAGCCGCCGTCGGCGCCGACGAAGCGGCGCACGTCGGGCTTGGCCGAGTTCATCGCATCCGCGACGGTCTGCGAGGAGATGCCGAGCTCCTCGGCATTGACGAGGGCGAAGCCTACCCATTTGACGATATTGAACCAGGCGACGTCGTCCTGGCGCACGGCCGGCCCGAGCGGCTCCTTGGAGATGACGTCGGGCAGGATCACCGCATCGGCCGGCCGCGGCAGGCTGAGGCGATCGGCATAGAGCGCCGACATGTCCCGGGTCATCACGTCGCAGGTGCCGGTTTCGAAGGCCTTGAGCGCTTCGGCGGCGGTCGGGAACGGCCGCGCCTCCAGCTTCATGCCGTTGGCCTGGAAGAAGTCGCGCAGATTGGCTTCGGTGGTCGTGCCCGGCTGCACGCAGACGGTCGCGCCGTCGAGTTCGAGGGCCGAGGTGACCGCCGGCCGCCGGGCCACCATGAAGCCCTGGCCGTCATGATAGGTGATGCCGGCGAACAGCACGCCCTGGGCGCCGGTCTCACGCTCGAGCGCCCAGGTCGAATTGCGCGAGAGCACGTCGATACGCCTCTGCACCAGCGCCTCGAAACGCTCGCTGGCGGCGAGCGGCACGAATTCGACCTTGGCCGGATCGTTGAAGATCGCCGCCGCCAGCGCGCGGCAGAAGTCGACGTCAAAGCCCGCCCACTGGCCCTTGTCGTCGTGCGCCGAGAAGCCTGCGAGGCCCTGGCTGACGCCGCAGACGAGCTTGCCGCGATCGCGCACGGTCTTCAGGGTCTGTGCCGAAGCCGCGGCCGCGCCGGCGAGGACCAGCGTCGCCGCGAGAGCGAGCCGTTGGATGGTGGCGAAGACGGCGACGCACGGGCGGGCCGGCGGGGCAACCGAGGACATGGGATCTCTGCTCCGGGTCGAGAGGGGGACCCGCGGCGTCAGAGCGCCGCGGCGTGCCGGACGATGACCTTGGTGCCGACGGGCACACGGTCATAGAGGTCGGTGACGTCGCTATTGACCAGCCGGAAGCAGCCCGATGACACGGACTGGCCGATCGTCTGCGGCTGGTTGGTGCCGTGGATGCGGTAGATGGTGGCGCCGAGATAGAGCCCCCGCGCGCCCATCGGATTGCCCGGGCCGCCGGCCATGAAGCGCGGCAGATAGGGCTGGCGCGTGATCATCTCCGGCGGCGGCCGCCAGTCCGGCCATTCGGCCTTGCGCGAGATCCGCTGGATGCCCGACCACTGGAAGCCCTCGCGGCCGACGCCGATGCCGTAGCGCAGGGCCCGGTTGTTGCCCTGGACGAGATAGAGGAAGCGCTCGGAGGTGTGGATGATGACGGTTCCCGGCGGCTCGTTGGTGCGGAAATAGACCATCTGGCGCGCGAAGGGGCCTTCGAGCCGTTCGGCTTCCGGCGTCGGCACCCGCCCCGGCTCGTCGCCGATATCCATCGTCTCGCGCGCGGCCGACGCCGGTGCGCCCTGGGCGAGCGCCGTGCCTGCGCCGAGGGTCGCCAGGCCGCAGCCGGCCAGCGCCAGGCCGAAAGCCATGGCCCGCCAGGACGGGCGCGCCGGACACTCCATGCGAAAAGCCGATGTCATGCTGTCCACCTCGTTCGTCATGGGAAAAGGCGAGAAGGCGCCGTCAGCCCGGGCAGCGCACATAGACCATGGTGCCGTAGCGCTCGGCGATCTCCGGATTGATGAAGCGCAGCACCACGAGCGACGAGCTGAAGGAGACGACTTCGCGGTCGTTGCGGTCGCCGGCCGGCACGTCGAAGCCGAGATAGGTCTTGCCGTCGGGACTGCCCTTCAGCTTCAGCTCGTAGGGCGTCGCGTCGTCGGCAATATGCATCATCACGCCGTCGGTCGGGCCCTTGGTGATCACATAGGGCTGGCGGCACTGGGTGCGCGCCTGCGCCTCGGTGCGCGCCCGGTCCTGGTCGCGCCGATAGGAGGCGACGCCCCAGCGCCCGACCAGGCCTTCGGTCGGATAGGCGCCCGGCAGGCTCGCGCGCTGCTGCGCGCCCGGCTCGGGCGTGCTGGCGCAACCGGAGACGAGCAGCGCGATGGCAAGGGCGGCGAAGGTAACGGCGGCAGGCTTGGTCAGGGAGCGGAAGGACTGCAACAGGGGCGTCGACGATATCGGGCTAGGGGACGGCGGCATGAATGCATCCTCGGCGAGCCATTACCGGGGGAGAGACTAGGAGGTTCCGTCCGGTCTGTCACCCGCCCGATCGAAACTTGGAATCCGCTCCGTTCAACATGGACTGCCGAAGCCTTCTTCTATCGCGCGAGACGCGACATCGTTCGCCGGCTCCGGCGGCACCGGGAAGGCTAACTCTCTCCCTTGCCTTTGGTTCCACTGCCCGGCGACGGCTGGCCCGACATCTGCCCGAACAGCCCCTTGAACAGTTCCGGCATCCAGTCGGTGCTGCCCGGGATGCCCGACAGCCACATGCGCGCCAGGCCTTCGGGCGAAAATCGCTGCGCCTCGGCCATCATGCGTTTCTCGACCTCGGCGAGAAAGGCCTGCTGCATGGGCTGGACGTCGGGCAGGCCGAGAAAGGCGCGGGCCTCCACCGGCGTGCAGTCGATATTGATGGTGATCTTCATGGGCGATCCTCCGCCTGCATCCCCTCTGATGCGCCGCTCCCGCCGGTTCCGCGCCGGCGAGGAAGGAGCATCGGATTGCAGCATAGATGGATCGTCGCGTGAAGCGGACGCTGCCTTCGTCAGTCGCCACGCGGCGCCATGGTCTTCAGCCCGGCAGTCTCGCCGCCGTCGACGGTCAGGATGGTGCCGTTGACGAAGGAGGATTGCGGCGACAGAAGCCAGGCGACCGCTTCGGCAATGTCGTCCGGCGTGCCGAGCCGGTTCGCCGGGATGCGGCTCGCAAGCTGGGCGCGCCGTCCGGGAATGGCCAGCGTCGCCGCCATCATGCGCGTCTCGACCTGGCCCGGGCAGATGGCATTGACGCGCACGCTCGCGCCGATCTCCAGCGCGAGCGCCTGGGTCAGGCCGAGCAGCGCCGCCTTGGACGCGCTGTAGAGCGCCAATCCCTCCTCGCCGACCTTGCCCGCGACGGACGACATCATCACCACGGCGCCGCCCGCCGCCGCGAGGCCCGCGAGCGCGTGCCGGGTGAACAGGAAGGCCGAACGGACATTGACCGCCATCAGCCTGTCCCAGTCGGCGACGGTCGCCCGTGCGAAATCCTGGCGGGCGGTCATGCCGGCATTGTTGACCAGTCCCGCAATCCGACCGCCGCCGAGCCGCATTGCTGCTGCCACCGCCTCGAGGCAGTGCGTTTCATCGCTCGCATCACCGGCCACGAAGATCGCGCCCGGCGCCGTCGCCGCGAGCGCGGCGGCGGCGGTCTCGTCCCGGCCGGTGAACACCACCCGGGCGCCGGCCGCCGCAAGCCGGCGCACCGTGGCCGCGCCGATGCCGTGGGTGCCGCCGGTGACCAGCGCGACGTCATGATCACGTGTCATGGGTCAGTCCGCATAGATGACCGGGGTGGCGAGCCAGCCCTCGTCATGGCGCTGCCAGTAGAGGTCGTGCAGCCGGCGCGAGATGAGGCCGGGCCGGCCGTCGCCGAGCTGCCGGCCGTCGAGCCGCGTGACCGGCATCACCCCGCCCGCCGTGCTGGTCAGGAAGATCTCGTCGGCTTCCGCGAGTTCGGCCACGCTGACCGGCCGGACCTCGACCGGGATCTGCAGCTCGGCGGCGAGCTCGATCATCGTGCGCCGGGTCATGCCCTCGAACACCCCGCGGTCGGGCGTCGCCAGCCGGCCGTTCCTGACCGCGAACAGGTTGAAGCCGGCGCCCTCGGTGACGTTGCCGACCCGGTCCGGCAGGACCGCCACCACCGCGTCGCGGTCATAGGCCTCGAAAATGCCCATGGTCAGGTCGAGCCAGTGGAAGTTCTTGATCCGCGGATCGACCGCCTCGGGCGGAATGCGCTGCTGCGAGGCGACGATCATGCTGAGGCCGTCGCGCCGCTGCTCGTCATTGGCGATCCAGACGAAGGGCTGCGCGAAGACGTAGAGCCGGTTCTGGCAGAGCCGCGGATCGCGGGTGCCGCGTGGCGGCACGCCGCGCGTGCAGGTCATCTGGACATAGGCGTCCCTGAGGCCGCTGCGGCTGACGCATTGATGCAGGATCTCGATCAGCTCGGCGCGCGAGCAGGGCAGCGTCATGCGCAGGCCCGCCATCGACGCGTAGAAGCGGTCGACATAGTCGTCGAGCCGGAAGAAGCGCCCCTTCCAGACATGGACCACGTCATAGGTTGCGTCCGACCTGACGAAGCCGCGATCGATGATCGGGATCCGGGCTTCGCCGAGCGGCACATACTGGCCGTCGACATAGGCGATGCCCTCGGACGGAGGGGCTGCGGGCAGAACGGCATCGGGCAGAGCGGCATGGGTCATGGCGGCCTCGCGGTCGTTGCATTCAGATCAGGCGAAATGATCGGGCAGGATATGGCCGAGCAGCGGCATGAGCTGCCCGTTCAGCATGGGCCTGCCATCGATATGGCGGGCGCCCCGCGCGGCGGCGGCATGGGCGAGCGCGGTCGGCATCGGCGCGATGAGCGCCTCGGCGACCCAGGATCCCGGCCCGATCAGCGCCGCGTCGAACGGCAGACCGTCCCCGGGCGACAGTCCGAGCGAGGTCGCGTTGACGACCAGATCGGCGCCGGGCCTGCCCGTGGCGCTGGCCTTGACGGCGAGCCGCGGGCAGGCCGCGGCGATCCGGCCGGCGAGATCCTTCGCCCTGGCCGGGCTGCGGTTGACGATGTCGATGCTCCCGGCCCTCGCCGCGGCCAGCGCAAAGGCGATCGACGCCGCCGCGCCGCCGGCTCCCGCCAGCAGGACGCGGGCGCCGGCCGGATCGAAACCTTCGGCCCTCAGGCCTGTGACGAAGCCTTCGCCGTCGAAGGTTTCGCCGACGAGCCGCCCGTCAGGCTCGCGCCTGACGGCATTGACCGTGCCGGCGAGCCGGGCGCGCGGCCCGAGCGCGTCGCAGAGGCGGGCGGCGTCGAGCTTGTGCGGGATGGAGACGACGAAACCTGCGAGATTGCCGAGCCGGGCAAGGCCCCGCCAGGCCTCGGCGAGGCCTTCGGCGGCGGCATGCAGCCCGACCGTCACCGCATCGAGCCCACGTTCGGCGAAGAGGGCATTGAAGGCCTGGGGCGTCCGGACCTGGGCGATCGGATCGGCGAGAAGGCCGACGAGACGGGTGGTGCCGGAGATCTGCATGGGCATGGGCTCGGTTCGGGGGAGCGGCACGGCGTCAAAGCTTCGGATGGAGATGCGCCCAGGGCCGGGCCTTCTCGATCTCCGCGGCAAGGCGGAACAGCACATGCTCGCCGCCGAGACCGGCGGTGATCTGGATGCCGATCGGCAGCCCCTCGCCGGTCGCCGCGAACGGCACGCTCGCCGCCGGCAGGCCGGCGACATTCGCCGGCGCGGTGAAGGCGAACGAGGCGATCACGCGGTCGAATGCCGCCTCGCCGCCGACCCGCGCCGCGTCGTAGTGGCCGAGCGGCGGTGGCGGGAAGGCGAGCGTCGGGGTCAACAGGACGTCGTATTCGTCGAGGAAGCGGCCAAGGCCGCGCGTGAGCGTCTGGAAGCAGACGAGATCGCCGATATAGTCGACGGCGAGCCGCCGCCGGCCGAGCTCGACGAGATACTGGTTGAGCGGCTCGAGCTCGCGCGCGAGATCGTCGACGGCAAGGCCGCGCGCTTCGGCGGCGGCGGTGATGCCGCGCGTCACGGTCAATGGCCAGAACCGGCGCAGCGCCCGATGGAAGGCTTCGCCGTCGACGGCCGGACGGGTCCAGGTCACGGCGTGGCCGAGCCCGCCGAGCAGATCCGCAGCCTCGGCGACGGCGGCGCGGCAGCGCGGGTCGACCTCGGTGGCGAACAGCGCCTCGTCCATCACCGCGATCCGCAGCGGCCGGTCGCGCTGCGCGAGCGCGGCGAGGAAGCTGCCCTGCGCCGCCGGCGCGCGATAGGGATCGCCCGGCATGGAGCCGGCGGTCGCATCGAGCATGGCTGCGCTGTCGCGCACCGACCGGGTGACGACATGTTCGCTGGTGATGCCGCCGATCGACTCGCCGACATCCGGGCCGAGCGTGATCCGGCCGCGCGAGGGCTTCAGTCCGAACAGGCCGCAGGAGGAGGCGGGGATCCGGGTCGAACCGGCGCCGTCATTGGCATGCGCCAGGGCGACGAAGCCGGCGGCAACCGCCGCCGCCGCGCCGCCGCTGGAGCCGCCGGCGGAATGGCCGACATGCCAGGGATTGCGGGTCGGACCGTAGAGCATCGGCTCGGTCGTGCCGATCGTCACCATTTCCGGCACGTTGGTCTTGCCCGCGATCACCAGGCCGGCCGAGCGGTAGCGGCGGGTCAGCTCGCTGTCGTGATCGACGACATTGCCGACGAACAGCTTGCTGCCATTGGTGGTCGGCGTGCCCGCCACATGGCAGTAGAAATCCTTGACGAGGAACGGCACGCCCCGGAACGGCCCCTCCGGCAGTCCGGCCGCGATCGCTGCCCGCGCCTCCTCATAGAGAGGCATGATCACCGCGTTGATCGCCGGGTTCAGCGCCTCGATCCGGGCGATGACAGCGTCGAGCAGCTCGGCCGGAGAGATCGCGCCGGATGCGACCAGCGCGGCCTGGCCGAGCCCGTCCAGGCGAAGAAGTTCGTCGGTCATCGATCCGCCCCCGTCGCGGTCAGTCGACTCGGGCGGCGATGCCGTCCACTTCGAGCCGCCAGCTTTCCTGGCCGAGCCCGGCGACGAGCATGAGCGACATGGCCGGCGGCGGTGTCGGCAGGATCCGGTTGCGGACCTCCCGGATGGCCGGCAGATCCTCGCGCGAGACGACGAACAGGTTGAGCTTGACGAGATCGCCGAGGGTCATCCCGGCGGCGGCGAGAACCCGCTCGATATTGGCGAAGACGAGCTCGGTCTGCGCCGCCGCGCTGTCGGGCACATGGCCGCCGGCATCGCAGCCGACCTGGCCGGCGATCGACAGGACACGGGCGCCCGGCGGGATCTCGACGGCATGGCTGTATTTGCCGAAGGGCGGGGCGATATCGGGAGCGATCAGGTGTTTCATGACGGGTTTCCTTGGATGTTCGCCGTGCGGCGGCGGCCCGGCGCTCAGCGCCTGCCTTTGTTCGAAATGAAATGGGCCCCGGTGAAGCCGTCGAGGAAGGCTCCGAGCGACTGCCCGATGGTCGCGACATTGTAGCCGCCTTCCTGGATCAGCGCCGTCGGCAGGCCGAGGCCGCCGAGCATGGCGCCGATTCGGGCGAAGCCCTCGTGGCTGAGGCCGAGGCCGAGGCTCGGATCCTCGCGATGGGCGTCGAGCCCCAGCGAGACCACCAGGGCATCGGGCGCATAGGCCGCGATCCGGTCGCAGGCCGTGCCGAGCACGGCGAGATAGGCTTCGTCGCCAGTGCCGGCGGGGAGCGGCAGGTTGAGGGTGTAGCCGAGGCCGGCATCGGCGCCGCGCTCGTGTCCATAGCCGACGAAATAGGGATGGTAGTCGGTCGGATCCCGGTGCAGCGAGACGAACAGCACGTCGTTCCGGTGATAGAAGATGCCCTGCGTGCCGTTGCCGTGATGGACGTCGATGTCGATCAGCGCCACCCGGCCGAGGCGCCGCAGCAGCGACTGGGCCGCGATGGCGGCATTGTTCAGATAGGTGGCGCCGCCGCCCATGTCGCCGTAGGCGTGATGGCCGGACGGACGGCAGAGCGCATAGACGGCCGCTTCGCCGGCGAGCAGACGCGCCGCCGCATCCGCTGCCAGATTGGCCGAGGCGACCGCGGCCTCGAAGGTTCCGGGACCGATCGGCGCGAGCTGATCGTGCATATGGTAGCCGGCGCGGCCGACAATGGAGGTCGGATAGCCGCCGACCATGCCGCGCACCGGAAAGATATTGGCGAAGACACTCTCCGACGCCCCTTCGAGCTTGCTCCACTCGGCATGGGCGACCGCCAGGAAGTCGAGATATTCCGGCGAATGCACCGCCGCGATCGGCGCCATGCCGTGGTCCTTCGCCTCGGCCGGCGTCAGGCCCGCGGCGAGCGCCGCCTTGCGCAGCACATCGACCCGCTCCGGCAGGTCGCGGCCGGGGCGATAGACGCCGAGGCGCATGACGTCGCCGGGCACATGCAATGCGTGTTTTTCGGAGTGGAGGATATGCATCGCCGCTTCCCGCCTCTGATCGTTGCTGCTCACACCAGCATGGACAAGGGAGCCTCGACGAGGCTCCTGAACGCTTTCAGCCAGTCGGCCGCAGCCGCAAGGCTGATCCTGCGGCCATCGACCGACAGGGTCAGGCCGATCGTCTCGGTTTCGACCACCGCCCCGCCGGCAAGGCGCAGGCGCCGCTCGGCCGCGCCGAAACTGCACAGGACGGCCCGCGCCGGCGGAAGCGCCATCGATGCATGCCTGATGCCCTCGCGGCCCGGATTGGCGAGCGCGAGCAGCCCGCCGGCCTGGTCGGAGGCGGTCAGCACACCGCTGCGGGCGCGTTCGGCGAGCGCGCGGGTCTCTGCGTGGATGACCGAGAGCGGTTTGGTGTCGGCGGCGCGCAGCACCGGCATGGCCCCGCCGGCCGCTCCGGTGAAAGCCAGGGCGAGGTCGATCGCGTCGGCTTCG
This portion of the bacterium YEK0313 genome encodes:
- the fadH_1 gene encoding putative 2,4-dienoyl-CoA reductase yields the protein MTDRPADPADDLVTGPLTYRDGLLDGQVVLVSGAGSGIGKAIAIQCARLGAKVAICGRKAEKLEATAALIRGFGGDVLVRPVSIRDPDEVGRLHAEVWQHFGRLDHLVNNAGGQFPQAAIDYSVKGWNAVIDTNLTGTWHMMQAAARAWRDRGIEGSIVNIVTVIWRGMPGVAHTCAARAGVIYLSKTVAIEWAPLGIRVNCVAPGAIGTEGMDVYSDEARRDLPRSNLMQRFGKARDVADAVTYLVGPSGAFVTGEVMVVDGGNQVWGDQWTIPRPAYFGGTGA
- the aphA_1 gene encoding Acetylpolyamine aminohydrolase — protein: MHILHSEKHALHVPGDVMRLGVYRPGRDLPERVDVLRKAALAAGLTPAEAKDHGMAPIAAVHSPEYLDFLAVAHAEWSKLEGASESVFANIFPVRGMVGGYPTSIVGRAGYHMHDQLAPIGPGTFEAAVASANLAADAAARLLAGEAAVYALCRPSGHHAYGDMGGGATYLNNAAIAAQSLLRRLGRVALIDIDVHHGNGTQGIFYHRNDVLFVSLHRDPTDYHPYFVGYGHERGADAGLGYTLNLPLPAGTGDEAYLAVLGTACDRIAAYAPDALVVSLGLDAHREDPSLGLGLSHEGFARIGAMLGGLGLPTALIQEGGYNVATIGQSLGAFLDGFTGAHFISNKGRR
- the pdhC_1 gene encoding Dihydrolipoyllysine-residue acetyltransferase component of pyruvate dehydrogenase complex codes for the protein MALASAAQRTGYAGGRRVFATPLARRLARDHGLDLARLGGSGPRGRIVERDIRSVLAERAALSPQPHGAEAGPAPAPIAAAPELSHFQIDCGIDALQALRAELNAVRPAARLSLADFLIRAAAVATRRVPAFAGEADAIDLALAFTGAAGGAMPVLRAADTKPLSVIHAETRALAERARSGVLTASDQAGGLLALANPGREGIRHASMALPPARAVLCSFGAAERRLRLAGGAVVETETIGLTLSVDGRRISLAAAADWLKAFRSLVEAPLSMLV
- the erfK_1 gene encoding putative L,D-transpeptidase ErfK/SrfK precursor, with the translated sequence MTSAFRMECPARPSWRAMAFGLALAGCGLATLGAGTALAQGAPASAARETMDIGDEPGRVPTPEAERLEGPFARQMVYFRTNEPPGTVIIHTSERFLYLVQGNNRALRYGIGVGREGFQWSGIQRISRKAEWPDWRPPPEMITRQPYLPRFMAGGPGNPMGARGLYLGATIYRIHGTNQPQTIGQSVSSGCFRLVNSDVTDLYDRVPVGTKVIVRHAAAL
- the tdcF_3 gene encoding Putative reactive intermediate deaminase TdcF, yielding MKHLIAPDIAPPFGKYSHAVEIPPGARVLSIAGQVGCDAGGHVPDSAAAQTELVFANIERVLAAAGMTLGDLVKLNLFVVSREDLPAIREVRNRILPTPPPAMSLMLVAGLGQESWRLEVDGIAARVD
- the aroE_1 gene encoding Shikimate dehydrogenase; translation: MQISGTTRLVGLLADPIAQVRTPQAFNALFAERGLDAVTVGLHAAAEGLAEAWRGLARLGNLAGFVVSIPHKLDAARLCDALGPRARLAGTVNAVRREPDGRLVGETFDGEGFVTGLRAEGFDPAGARVLLAGAGGAAASIAFALAAARAGSIDIVNRSPARAKDLAGRIAAACPRLAVKASATGRPGADLVVNATSLGLSPGDGLPFDAALIGPGSWVAEALIAPMPTALAHAAAARGARHIDGRPMLNGQLMPLLGHILPDHFA
- the dat_1 gene encoding D-alanine aminotransferase — translated: MTHAALPDAVLPAAPPSEGIAYVDGQYVPLGEARIPIIDRGFVRSDATYDVVHVWKGRFFRLDDYVDRFYASMAGLRMTLPCSRAELIEILHQCVSRSGLRDAYVQMTCTRGVPPRGTRDPRLCQNRLYVFAQPFVWIANDEQRRDGLSMIVASQQRIPPEAVDPRIKNFHWLDLTMGIFEAYDRDAVVAVLPDRVGNVTEGAGFNLFAVRNGRLATPDRGVFEGMTRRTMIELAAELQIPVEVRPVSVAELAEADEIFLTSTAGGVMPVTRLDGRQLGDGRPGLISRRLHDLYWQRHDEGWLATPVIYAD
- the tsaC1_3 gene encoding 4-formylbenzenesulfonate dehydrogenase TsaC1/TsaC2, which encodes MTRDHDVALVTGGTHGIGAATVRRLAAAGARVVFTGRDETAAAALAATAPGAIFVAGDASDETHCLEAVAAAMRLGGGRIAGLVNNAGMTARQDFARATVADWDRLMAVNVRSAFLFTRHALAGLAAAGGAVVMMSSVAGKVGEEGLALYSASKAALLGLTQALALEIGASVRVNAICPGQVETRMMAATLAIPGRRAQLASRIPANRLGTPDDIAEAVAWLLSPQSSFVNGTILTVDGGETAGLKTMAPRGD
- the aapJ_2 gene encoding General L-amino acid-binding periplasmic protein AapJ precursor, coding for MSSVAPPARPCVAVFATIQRLALAATLVLAGAAAASAQTLKTVRDRGKLVCGVSQGLAGFSAHDDKGQWAGFDVDFCRALAAAIFNDPAKVEFVPLAASERFEALVQRRIDVLSRNSTWALERETGAQGVLFAGITYHDGQGFMVARRPAVTSALELDGATVCVQPGTTTEANLRDFFQANGMKLEARPFPTAAEALKAFETGTCDVMTRDMSALYADRLSLPRPADAVILPDVISKEPLGPAVRQDDVAWFNIVKWVGFALVNAEELGISSQTVADAMNSAKPDVRRFVGADGGFGARLGLDPTWAVQAVKAVGNYAEIYERNVGVQSRLGIPRGLNQLWNLGGILYAPPLR
- the nylA_2 gene encoding 6-aminohexanoate-cyclic-dimer hydrolase is translated as MTDELLRLDGLGQAALVASGAISPAELLDAVIARIEALNPAINAVIMPLYEEARAAIAAGLPEGPFRGVPFLVKDFYCHVAGTPTTNGSKLFVGNVVDHDSELTRRYRSAGLVIAGKTNVPEMVTIGTTEPMLYGPTRNPWHVGHSAGGSSGGAAAAVAAGFVALAHANDGAGSTRIPASSCGLFGLKPSRGRITLGPDVGESIGGITSEHVVTRSVRDSAAMLDATAGSMPGDPYRAPAAQGSFLAALAQRDRPLRIAVMDEALFATEVDPRCRAAVAEAADLLGGLGHAVTWTRPAVDGEAFHRALRRFWPLTVTRGITAAAEARGLAVDDLARELEPLNQYLVELGRRRLAVDYIGDLVCFQTLTRGLGRFLDEYDVLLTPTLAFPPPPLGHYDAARVGGEAAFDRVIASFAFTAPANVAGLPAASVPFAATGEGLPIGIQITAGLGGEHVLFRLAAEIEKARPWAHLHPKL